One genomic region from Streptomyces sp. NBC_01304 encodes:
- a CDS encoding tetratricopeptide repeat protein yields the protein MAFQNPFRPSKTALVERRIQLVQSLLSHGRVQEADAEIRQVIETSRTSLGAEHQLTVTARVVHSATLYVAGRYAECEETARALAADRAHLRGDHLALAALSHAAQAVSAQGGHAEALRQQDELLPYFIRIHGQEHPLTLKLRSDRAQTLGYLARYEESEAESRSLIALAGQGKEPSHRMLSLSARNALSYAQSGSSRFTEAETTAREALAGAQGEDRFTSVLRLALIRALNGQQRYEEALTELAALPELQTPAETGTRELARATALRGQGRRTEAETEARSALAAITRALGPEHRRAQEAQDLLGTLADD from the coding sequence ATGGCATTCCAGAACCCGTTCCGCCCTTCGAAGACAGCCCTCGTCGAACGGCGCATACAGCTCGTCCAATCCCTCCTGAGCCACGGACGAGTGCAGGAAGCGGACGCGGAGATACGGCAGGTCATCGAGACGTCCCGTACGTCACTGGGTGCCGAGCACCAGCTCACCGTCACGGCGCGCGTGGTGCACAGCGCGACCCTGTACGTCGCCGGCCGGTACGCCGAGTGCGAGGAGACCGCCCGCGCGCTCGCCGCGGACCGGGCCCACCTGCGGGGCGACCACCTGGCGCTCGCGGCACTCAGCCACGCCGCCCAGGCCGTGAGTGCCCAGGGCGGCCACGCGGAAGCCCTCCGACAGCAGGACGAACTGCTCCCGTACTTCATCCGCATCCACGGCCAGGAGCACCCGCTGACCCTCAAACTCCGCTCCGACCGCGCCCAGACGCTCGGCTATCTGGCACGGTACGAGGAGTCCGAGGCCGAGTCCCGGTCACTGATCGCCCTCGCCGGCCAGGGCAAGGAGCCCTCGCACCGAATGCTCTCCCTGTCCGCCCGGAACGCACTGTCCTACGCCCAGTCCGGCAGCTCCCGGTTCACCGAGGCCGAGACGACGGCCCGCGAGGCCCTGGCCGGCGCGCAGGGCGAGGACCGTTTCACCTCGGTGCTGCGCCTCGCCTTGATCCGCGCGCTCAACGGCCAGCAGCGGTACGAAGAGGCGCTCACCGAACTGGCAGCGCTGCCCGAGCTCCAGACCCCGGCCGAAACCGGAACCCGCGAACTCGCCAGGGCCACCGCCCTGCGCGGCCAGGGCCGCCGAACCGAGGCAGAAACGGAAGCCCGCTCAGCGCTCGCCGCCATCACCCGAGCCCTGGGCCCCGAACACAGACGTGCCCAGGAGGCACAAGACCTCCTGGGCACGCTGGCGGACGACTAG
- a CDS encoding NAD(P)/FAD-dependent oxidoreductase: MTDPARILVVGGGYVGLYTALRLQKKLKQELKRGEAEIVVVTPEPYMTYQPFLPEAAAGSISPRHVVVPLRRVLDDCKIVIGEAQSIDHAKRTATLTTLATVEEGTGAIELTYDELVLAPGSISRTLPVPGLADYGIGFKTVEEAIGLRNHVIEQMDIASSTRDPEVRQAALTFVFVGGGYAGVEALAELEDMARYASRYYHNIKPEDMKWILVEASNRILPEVGDEMGTYAVRELRGRNIDVRLETRLDSCADRIAVLDDGARFPTRTLVWTAGVKPHPILAATDLPRNERGRLKCTAKLSVEGVEHAWAAGDAAAVPDVTAAEDGKECAPNAQHAVRQAKVLADNIAASLRRQPLTEYAHKYAGSVASLGLHKGVAHVYGRKLKGYPAWFMHRVYHLSRVPTFNRKARVLAEWTLSGLFKREIVSLGSLEHPRAEFELAAGGSRPKESS, from the coding sequence GTGACGGATCCAGCGCGCATTCTCGTCGTCGGCGGCGGCTACGTAGGGCTCTACACCGCTCTGCGCCTCCAGAAGAAGCTCAAACAGGAGCTGAAGCGGGGCGAGGCGGAGATCGTCGTGGTCACCCCCGAGCCGTACATGACCTATCAGCCGTTCCTGCCCGAGGCGGCGGCCGGCTCGATCTCGCCCCGCCATGTCGTCGTGCCGCTGCGCCGCGTCCTGGACGACTGCAAGATCGTCATCGGTGAGGCACAGTCCATCGACCACGCCAAGCGCACCGCGACGCTCACCACGCTGGCCACCGTCGAGGAGGGCACGGGCGCCATCGAGTTGACGTACGACGAACTCGTCCTCGCCCCCGGCTCGATCTCGCGCACCCTGCCGGTCCCGGGCCTGGCCGACTACGGCATCGGCTTCAAGACCGTCGAGGAGGCCATCGGCCTGCGCAACCACGTCATCGAGCAGATGGACATCGCCTCCTCGACCCGCGACCCCGAGGTCCGCCAGGCGGCCCTCACCTTCGTCTTCGTGGGCGGCGGTTACGCGGGCGTCGAAGCACTCGCCGAACTCGAGGACATGGCGCGCTACGCCTCGCGCTACTACCACAACATCAAGCCCGAGGACATGAAGTGGATCCTCGTCGAGGCCTCGAACCGCATCCTCCCCGAGGTCGGCGACGAGATGGGCACGTATGCCGTACGCGAGCTGCGCGGCCGGAACATCGACGTACGCCTGGAGACCCGCCTCGACTCCTGCGCGGACCGGATCGCCGTCCTGGACGACGGCGCCCGCTTCCCCACCCGAACGCTCGTATGGACCGCGGGCGTCAAGCCGCATCCGATCCTCGCCGCCACCGACCTGCCGCGGAACGAACGCGGCCGCCTCAAGTGCACGGCCAAGCTCTCGGTCGAGGGTGTCGAGCACGCGTGGGCGGCCGGTGACGCGGCCGCCGTCCCGGACGTCACGGCGGCCGAGGACGGCAAGGAGTGCGCGCCCAACGCGCAGCACGCGGTGCGCCAGGCGAAGGTCCTCGCGGACAACATCGCCGCCTCCCTAAGGAGGCAGCCGCTCACCGAGTACGCGCACAAGTACGCCGGTTCCGTCGCCTCGCTCGGCCTGCACAAGGGTGTCGCGCACGTCTACGGCCGCAAGCTGAAGGGCTACCCTGCGTGGTTCATGCACCGCGTGTACCACCTGAGCAGGGTGCCGACCTTCAACCGCAAGGCGCGCGTACTCGCCGAATGGACCCTTTCGGGTCTCTTCAAGCGCGAGATCGTCTCGCTCGGCTCGCTCGAACATCCCCGCGCGGAGTTCGAACTCGCGGCCGGAGGATCCCGCCCGAAGGAGTCGTCCTGA
- a CDS encoding response regulator transcription factor: protein MTTVLIVDDQPMQRFGFRMLLESQDDMELLGEASNGIEAVRMVSQLHPDVVLMDIRMPGLDGIEATRRIVAAGDRTRVLILTTFDLDEYAYAGLRAGASGFLVKDALPEDLLSGIRAVASGDAVVAPSLTRRLLDAFAEHLPTGTTETAGPDTRLATLTEREREILTVIGQGWTNTEIAERLHLAESTVKTHVGRILAKTGTRDRVQAVILAYDTRLVSPS from the coding sequence GTGACCACCGTCCTCATCGTCGACGACCAGCCCATGCAGCGCTTCGGATTCCGCATGCTCCTGGAAAGCCAGGACGACATGGAGCTCCTCGGCGAGGCATCCAACGGCATCGAGGCCGTCCGCATGGTGTCCCAACTCCACCCGGACGTCGTCCTGATGGACATCCGCATGCCCGGCCTCGACGGCATCGAGGCCACCCGCCGCATCGTCGCGGCCGGCGACCGCACCCGCGTCCTGATCCTCACGACGTTCGACCTCGACGAGTACGCGTACGCAGGTCTGCGCGCGGGAGCCTCCGGCTTCCTGGTGAAGGACGCCTTGCCGGAGGACCTTCTGTCCGGCATCCGCGCGGTCGCGTCGGGAGACGCGGTGGTCGCCCCGAGCCTGACCCGCCGGCTCCTCGACGCATTCGCCGAACACCTGCCGACAGGCACCACGGAAACGGCCGGCCCCGACACCCGCCTGGCCACACTCACCGAACGCGAACGCGAGATCCTGACGGTCATCGGCCAGGGCTGGACCAACACCGAAATCGCCGAACGCCTGCACCTCGCCGAATCGACGGTAAAGACCCACGTGGGCCGCATCCTCGCGAAGACGGGCACGAGGGACCGGGTCCAGGCCGTGATTCTGGCTTATGACACCCGGCTGGTAAGCCCGTCTTGA
- a CDS encoding ATP-binding SpoIIE family protein phosphatase — protein sequence MNFTRWSARLPGTQRRAAARSDHGSVPAARAEQLAAGADGAEGPLPTPAVEDLPVSEILDRIPALIALVHGPEHRIAHVNDAYAAAFGPREVGAPAQEALPELKELGLLPLLDQVLRSSKPRTVKSRKVPGGRSYTFTCTPFNNAASATGGVLIFAADVTDQAEAAERLRASERRHREAAVTLQRSLLPQELEQTDDLRIAATYQPGGTDAAVGGDWYDVIALGGGRTALVIGDVMGRGVRAAAVMGQLRTAVRAYARLDLPPHEVLQLLDGLAAEIDANQIATCVYAIHDPNEGRLTYSSAGHLPILVRDENGVLHRAEEPTGPPLGTGGWVHTSGSMPFPPGSTAVLYTDGLVERRSEDIDQGVAALEQALAGATGTPQVVCDRLIRALGVTAEHDDDVAVLVLQHPKRTGHDAELFRGAALDLLGGVEAAPRARAFASGVLASWRFPPELYDLGVLAASELVANSLQHGTPPMRLKLRRTDRRLIIEVTDGDDHLPRRRRAEPADEAGRGIAIIATIASSWGSRRTPGGGKAVWCEFALKDKAGGKDQ from the coding sequence GTGAACTTCACGCGCTGGAGCGCCAGGCTCCCAGGAACGCAGCGCCGCGCTGCCGCCCGGTCCGACCATGGCTCCGTGCCCGCGGCCCGCGCCGAGCAGCTTGCCGCGGGGGCGGACGGCGCCGAAGGGCCACTGCCCACGCCCGCGGTCGAGGACCTGCCGGTGTCCGAGATCCTCGACCGCATCCCGGCCCTGATCGCGCTGGTGCACGGCCCCGAGCACCGCATCGCGCACGTCAATGACGCGTACGCCGCCGCCTTCGGACCGCGCGAGGTCGGCGCCCCCGCCCAGGAGGCGCTGCCCGAGCTGAAGGAGCTCGGCCTGCTGCCCCTGCTCGACCAGGTCCTGCGCAGCTCCAAGCCGCGCACGGTCAAGTCCCGCAAGGTGCCGGGCGGCCGCTCGTACACGTTCACCTGCACACCCTTCAACAACGCCGCCTCCGCCACCGGCGGCGTCCTGATCTTCGCCGCCGATGTCACCGACCAGGCGGAGGCCGCCGAGCGGCTGCGCGCCAGCGAGCGCAGGCACCGCGAGGCCGCCGTCACGCTGCAACGGTCGCTGCTGCCGCAGGAGTTGGAGCAGACCGACGATCTCCGCATCGCGGCCACGTACCAACCGGGCGGCACGGACGCCGCGGTCGGCGGCGACTGGTACGACGTGATCGCCCTGGGCGGCGGCCGCACCGCGCTGGTCATCGGCGACGTCATGGGCCGGGGCGTGCGCGCGGCAGCCGTCATGGGCCAACTCCGCACCGCCGTCCGCGCGTACGCCCGCCTCGACCTGCCCCCGCACGAGGTCCTCCAGCTCCTGGACGGCCTGGCCGCGGAGATCGACGCCAACCAGATCGCGACCTGCGTCTACGCCATCCACGACCCGAACGAAGGCCGCCTGACCTACTCCTCCGCAGGCCACCTGCCGATCCTCGTACGCGACGAGAACGGCGTGCTGCACCGCGCGGAGGAACCCACAGGACCGCCGCTCGGCACCGGTGGCTGGGTGCACACCTCCGGCTCGATGCCCTTCCCGCCCGGCTCGACCGCCGTGCTCTACACGGACGGCCTGGTCGAGCGGCGCAGCGAGGACATCGACCAGGGAGTGGCCGCCCTGGAGCAGGCCCTGGCCGGCGCGACCGGCACCCCCCAGGTGGTGTGCGACCGCCTGATCCGCGCCCTCGGGGTCACCGCCGAGCACGACGACGACGTGGCGGTCCTCGTCCTGCAGCACCCCAAGCGCACCGGCCATGACGCCGAGCTGTTCCGCGGCGCCGCCCTCGACCTGCTCGGCGGCGTCGAAGCGGCCCCACGCGCGCGTGCCTTCGCCTCCGGCGTCCTGGCCAGCTGGCGCTTCCCGCCCGAGCTGTACGACCTCGGCGTCCTGGCGGCCAGCGAACTGGTCGCCAACTCCCTGCAGCACGGCACCCCACCCATGCGCCTGAAGCTCCGCCGCACGGACCGCCGCCTGATCATCGAAGTCACCGACGGTGACGACCACCTCCCGCGCCGCCGCCGCGCCGAACCGGCCGACGAGGCGGGCCGGGGCATCGCGATCATCGCCACGATCGCCTCGTCCTGGGGATCGCGCCGCACTCCGGGCGGCGGCAAGGCGGTGTGGTGCGAGTTCGCCCTGAAGGACAAGGCCGGGGGCAAGGATCAGTAG
- a CDS encoding GNAT family N-acetyltransferase: protein MSYEIRPVRAEEWPQVKDLRLAALQDPVAPQAFLETYDQALARPDGFWQDRAAGNSHGTAARQFVAVAGDGSWAGTCVALVEEAGGEDFFGAAIAQRQAHLVGVFVRPEHRGRGLVEGLFGAAVEWAFSLDGLERVRLHVHEDNARAEAAYRKIGFERSGRAVPFKGDPSVRELEMELKKPER from the coding sequence ATGAGTTACGAGATCCGGCCCGTGCGCGCCGAGGAATGGCCCCAGGTCAAGGACCTGCGGCTGGCTGCCCTCCAGGATCCGGTCGCGCCCCAGGCCTTCCTGGAGACGTATGACCAAGCCCTTGCCCGGCCGGATGGGTTTTGGCAGGACCGGGCCGCCGGGAATTCGCACGGGACCGCCGCGCGGCAGTTCGTTGCCGTTGCGGGGGACGGGAGTTGGGCGGGGACCTGTGTGGCGCTTGTCGAGGAGGCCGGGGGTGAGGACTTCTTCGGTGCGGCGATCGCGCAGCGGCAGGCGCATCTCGTGGGGGTCTTCGTGCGGCCCGAGCACCGGGGCCGGGGGCTTGTCGAGGGGCTCTTCGGGGCGGCGGTCGAGTGGGCGTTCTCGCTCGACGGGCTGGAGCGGGTGCGGCTGCACGTCCACGAGGACAATGCCCGTGCCGAAGCCGCGTACCGGAAGATCGGGTTCGAACGCAGCGGAAGGGCCGTCCCCTTCAAGGGCGACCCTTCCGTGCGCGAGCTCGAAATGGAGCTCAAGAAGCCTGAGCGGTAA
- a CDS encoding sensor histidine kinase translates to MTEPQPSSTSAPDHADQARSAGAVPLTQHIQRVLQRIRDFDRRRPLVWDLLFTAFFVVLALIDWGPGGWQVMAENAKLPPALTLCMALGLSLPLLWRRRTPMAVLAVMSAVALVNSLTGTMLQASLLTLFVLFNVALRRPLKTLWWASALVFLPYAASSIRDPAGAWDRDLVPALWYIALVALLGIAVRTRRDYTSSLMDRARQLEVERDQQAQLAAAAERTRIAREMHDIIGHNLSVITGLADGGAYAAKKNPERAGQALHAISTTSREALAELRRLLGVLRDDESGSAELAPQPGYADLNTLVDGVRSAGLPIRTDITGNPETYPEGLHLTVYRVVQEALTNILKHAGPGAQATVEVLYAPDGVRATVTDTGHPAANAPEGRGITGMRERTALYEGTLEAGPMPTGGWQVRLHLPAAVQKTEKSAQ, encoded by the coding sequence GTGACCGAACCACAGCCGAGCAGCACGAGCGCCCCGGACCACGCCGACCAGGCACGGTCCGCGGGCGCCGTGCCGCTCACCCAGCACATCCAGCGCGTCCTGCAGCGGATCAGGGACTTCGACCGGCGGCGCCCACTGGTGTGGGACCTGCTGTTCACGGCGTTCTTCGTCGTCTTGGCCCTCATCGACTGGGGGCCGGGCGGCTGGCAGGTCATGGCGGAGAACGCGAAGCTGCCGCCGGCCCTGACGCTGTGCATGGCCCTCGGCCTGTCCCTGCCACTGCTGTGGCGGCGCCGGACTCCGATGGCCGTCCTCGCCGTCATGTCGGCGGTCGCCCTGGTCAACTCCCTGACCGGCACCATGCTGCAGGCCTCGCTGCTCACGCTGTTCGTACTGTTCAACGTCGCCCTGCGCAGGCCGCTCAAGACGCTGTGGTGGGCCTCGGCGCTGGTGTTCCTGCCCTATGCGGCGAGCTCGATCCGCGACCCGGCAGGCGCCTGGGACCGCGACCTCGTCCCTGCCCTCTGGTACATCGCCCTCGTCGCGCTCCTCGGCATCGCCGTCCGCACCCGCCGCGACTACACCTCCTCCCTCATGGACCGCGCCCGCCAGCTCGAGGTCGAACGCGACCAGCAGGCCCAGCTCGCCGCGGCCGCCGAACGCACCCGGATCGCCCGCGAGATGCACGACATCATCGGCCACAACCTCTCGGTGATCACCGGCCTGGCGGACGGCGGCGCGTACGCCGCGAAGAAGAACCCAGAACGCGCCGGCCAGGCCCTCCACGCGATCAGCACCACCAGCCGAGAGGCCCTCGCCGAACTCCGCCGCCTGCTCGGGGTGCTCCGCGACGACGAGTCGGGGTCGGCCGAGCTGGCTCCACAGCCCGGGTACGCAGACCTCAACACCCTGGTAGATGGCGTACGTTCAGCAGGCCTGCCCATCCGAACGGACATCACCGGCAACCCGGAGACGTACCCGGAAGGCCTGCACCTCACCGTGTACCGGGTCGTCCAGGAAGCCCTCACCAACATCCTCAAGCACGCGGGCCCCGGCGCGCAGGCGACGGTCGAGGTGCTCTACGCACCCGACGGCGTACGCGCGACAGTGACCGACACCGGCCACCCGGCGGCAAACGCTCCGGAGGGCCGCGGCATCACCGGCATGCGCGAGCGAACCGCCCTGTACGAAGGCACACTTGAGGCTGGCCCCATGCCCACAGGAGGCTGGCAGGTCCGCCTGCACCTCCCCGCTGCCGTACAGAAAACGGAGAAGTCAGCTCAGTGA
- a CDS encoding MFS transporter translates to MGAAMRRIHVGNALSAFGLGFTVPFLYVYVAQVRDLGAVTAGLVLATFAVAALIVLPFTGRAIDRRGPLPVLLAALVTAAAGAMSLGLSSSPQLVLASAALLGAGQAVMQPALATMIVECSTAETRTRDFAMQFFLQNLGLGIGGLIGGQIVKHERPGDFTLLFCIETAIFLALAVVMATVRTPRQARMADAAPQATGDWKRLLGNRAMVQLCVLGFVLFFACYGQFESGLSAYGVEAAGISPSTLGFALAANTGAIVVAQFLVLRFVERRKRTRVIASVGLIWAFAWILAGYAGLGNGSQAMATAAFISTYALFGIGESMLAPTVAPLVVDLADEGMVGRYNSAFALVKQLALAVGPAVGGPMGASLHAPYIVVFVLFSLGITFLAIRLGKKLTPAQNHPYLHRGSRVVESGEPAKPVPAHA, encoded by the coding sequence ATGGGCGCTGCGATGCGCCGGATCCACGTGGGCAACGCACTCAGTGCGTTCGGGCTCGGCTTCACGGTTCCGTTCCTCTACGTCTATGTGGCGCAGGTGCGGGATCTGGGTGCCGTGACGGCAGGCCTGGTGCTTGCCACCTTTGCCGTGGCGGCACTGATCGTGCTGCCGTTCACCGGTCGGGCCATCGACCGGCGTGGTCCCCTGCCCGTCCTGCTCGCCGCCCTCGTCACCGCTGCTGCCGGAGCCATGAGCCTCGGGCTCTCCAGCAGTCCTCAGCTGGTGCTCGCCTCGGCCGCCCTGCTCGGCGCCGGTCAGGCCGTGATGCAGCCGGCGCTCGCCACGATGATCGTGGAGTGCTCGACCGCCGAGACCCGTACCCGTGACTTCGCGATGCAGTTCTTCCTGCAGAACCTGGGTCTGGGCATCGGCGGTCTGATCGGCGGCCAGATCGTCAAGCACGAGCGGCCCGGCGACTTCACGCTGCTGTTCTGCATCGAGACGGCGATCTTCCTGGCCCTCGCCGTCGTCATGGCCACCGTGCGCACGCCCCGGCAGGCGCGCATGGCCGACGCGGCCCCGCAGGCCACGGGCGACTGGAAGCGGCTGCTCGGCAATCGCGCCATGGTGCAGCTGTGCGTGCTCGGCTTCGTGCTGTTCTTCGCCTGCTACGGACAGTTCGAGTCCGGTCTTTCCGCGTACGGCGTCGAGGCGGCCGGGATCTCGCCGTCCACCCTCGGCTTCGCGCTGGCCGCCAACACCGGGGCGATCGTGGTCGCGCAGTTCCTGGTGCTCCGCTTCGTGGAGCGTCGCAAGCGCACCCGGGTCATCGCCTCCGTCGGTCTGATCTGGGCGTTCGCCTGGATCCTGGCGGGCTACGCGGGCCTCGGGAACGGCAGCCAGGCGATGGCGACCGCCGCGTTCATCTCTACGTACGCCCTCTTCGGCATCGGTGAGTCGATGCTCGCGCCGACGGTCGCGCCGCTGGTCGTCGACCTTGCGGACGAGGGCATGGTCGGGCGCTACAACTCGGCCTTCGCGCTGGTCAAGCAGCTTGCGCTGGCGGTCGGTCCGGCCGTGGGCGGGCCGATGGGGGCCTCGCTGCACGCGCCGTACATCGTGGTGTTCGTGCTGTTCTCGCTCGGGATCACGTTCCTGGCGATCAGGCTCGGCAAGAAGCTCACCCCGGCGCAGAACCACCCGTATCTGCACCGCGGCAGCCGGGTCGTCGAGTCCGGGGAGCCGGCCAAGCCGGTGCCGGCTCACGCCTGA
- a CDS encoding MarR family winged helix-turn-helix transcriptional regulator: MGDTPGADEPTLEEQIAAYQREFSDLDPQVEQIVSALGRLNRRMNVAYGRQTATLGISNAEWEVLKALVLAGAPYRLGPGDLAKSLALTPAAMTHRIDRMVAEGLVTRDRDETNRVRVIIELTDVGREKWLDAMRLATVFEEDLLQDLSTKERGVLGGFLTRLLARVDSTLPHP; the protein is encoded by the coding sequence ATGGGTGACACCCCCGGTGCCGATGAGCCGACACTCGAAGAGCAGATCGCCGCGTACCAGCGCGAGTTCAGCGATCTCGACCCGCAGGTCGAGCAGATCGTCTCGGCCCTCGGCCGCCTCAACCGCCGTATGAACGTCGCCTACGGACGACAGACCGCGACCCTCGGCATCAGCAACGCCGAGTGGGAGGTCCTCAAGGCCCTCGTCCTCGCCGGCGCCCCCTACCGCCTGGGCCCCGGCGACCTGGCCAAGAGCCTCGCGCTGACCCCGGCCGCGATGACCCACCGCATCGACCGCATGGTCGCCGAGGGCCTGGTCACCCGGGACCGCGACGAGACCAACCGGGTCCGCGTGATCATCGAGCTCACGGACGTCGGCCGGGAGAAGTGGCTGGACGCGATGCGCCTCGCCACGGTCTTCGAGGAGGACCTCCTGCAGGACCTCTCCACGAAGGAGCGGGGCGTCCTGGGCGGCTTCCTGACTCGTCTCCTGGCCAGGGTTGACAGCACCCTCCCGCATCCGTAA
- a CDS encoding ABC transporter permease, with protein MTTTYAPTAAATTKSRPTYAITPARILRAEWHKLWTLRSTWITLIGASVAILGVGLLMGGTYESGGGDADVDTVLMTLFGFQLAQIMIAVLGVLVIAGEYSTGMIRSSLTAVPRRLPVLWSKAAVFGTVTFAVTLVTVLVTYPAAQLFFAGTDQELAFTAPGVIPTLIGASAGLALMGLIALGLAAVVRSVPGGIGAFIGLAMIVPVILDMLPYDAVQDALKFFPAKALESLTMLHPTPDAYPSAGGALLALTLWAAAALGGAAVLLKRRDV; from the coding sequence ATGACCACCACATACGCCCCCACCGCAGCGGCCACCACCAAGTCGCGCCCCACGTACGCCATCACCCCGGCCCGCATCCTGCGCGCCGAATGGCACAAGCTGTGGACGCTCCGCTCCACCTGGATCACCCTGATCGGCGCATCCGTCGCGATCCTCGGCGTCGGCCTCCTCATGGGCGGGACGTACGAGAGCGGCGGCGGCGACGCGGACGTGGACACCGTCCTGATGACCCTCTTCGGCTTCCAGCTCGCCCAGATCATGATCGCCGTGCTAGGCGTCCTGGTCATCGCAGGCGAGTACTCGACCGGCATGATCCGCTCCTCTCTCACCGCCGTACCGCGCAGGCTGCCGGTCCTGTGGTCCAAGGCCGCGGTGTTCGGTACGGTCACCTTCGCCGTCACGCTGGTCACGGTCCTGGTGACCTACCCGGCGGCCCAACTGTTCTTCGCCGGCACGGACCAGGAGCTGGCGTTCACCGCGCCCGGCGTCATCCCCACCCTGATCGGCGCCTCGGCCGGGCTCGCCCTGATGGGGCTGATCGCGCTCGGCCTGGCCGCGGTGGTGCGCTCGGTGCCCGGCGGCATCGGCGCCTTCATCGGACTCGCCATGATCGTCCCGGTGATCCTGGACATGCTGCCGTACGACGCCGTACAGGACGCCCTGAAGTTCTTCCCGGCGAAGGCCCTGGAATCCCTGACGATGCTCCACCCGACACCTGACGCCTACCCCTCCGCGGGCGGCGCCCTGCTCGCGCTGACCCTGTGGGCGGCGGCCGCACTGGGCGGGGCCGCGGTGCTGCTCAAGCGCCGCGACGTATGA
- a CDS encoding ABC transporter ATP-binding protein, with the protein MIRAHSLTKRYGDKTVVEDLTFEVKPGTVTGFLGPNGAGKSTTMRMILGLDAPTRGSATVGGRAYATHKAPLQEVGALLEARSVHPGRSAYHHLMSLAHTHGIPRRRVEEVLDLAGIKEVAARRVKGFSLGMGQRLGIAAALLGDPQTIILDEPVNGLDPEGVLWIRNLLKSLAADGRTVFVSSHLMSEMALTAEHLIIIGRGRLLADTTVDAFVRSSGAGTLKVVTPEAARLADLLAGPGIEVLPETPGTLQIRGTDGEHIGHTAAAHGIPLFELTPQTASLEQAFMDLTHDSVEYNSSLHSTLAGAA; encoded by the coding sequence ATGATCCGAGCCCACAGCCTCACCAAGCGCTACGGCGACAAAACAGTCGTAGAAGACCTCACCTTCGAAGTGAAGCCAGGCACCGTCACCGGCTTCCTGGGCCCCAACGGCGCAGGCAAATCCACCACCATGCGCATGATCCTCGGCCTGGACGCCCCCACCCGTGGCAGCGCAACCGTGGGCGGCCGGGCCTACGCCACCCACAAAGCCCCGCTGCAAGAGGTCGGCGCCCTCCTTGAGGCCCGCTCCGTACACCCGGGCCGCTCCGCCTACCACCACCTCATGTCCCTCGCCCACACCCACGGCATCCCCCGCCGCCGCGTCGAAGAGGTACTGGACCTGGCAGGGATCAAGGAGGTCGCGGCCCGCCGCGTAAAGGGCTTCTCCCTCGGCATGGGCCAACGCCTCGGCATCGCGGCAGCACTCCTCGGCGACCCTCAGACGATCATCCTCGACGAGCCGGTGAACGGCCTCGACCCGGAGGGCGTCCTCTGGATCCGCAACCTCCTCAAGTCCCTTGCCGCAGACGGCCGTACAGTCTTCGTCTCCTCCCACCTGATGAGCGAGATGGCCCTCACCGCCGAGCACCTGATCATCATCGGCCGAGGCCGGCTCCTCGCTGACACGACGGTCGACGCGTTCGTACGTTCCTCGGGCGCGGGCACCCTGAAGGTCGTCACCCCCGAGGCCGCACGCCTCGCCGACCTCCTCGCGGGCCCCGGCATCGAGGTGCTGCCCGAAACCCCCGGCACCCTCCAGATCCGCGGCACGGACGGCGAACACATCGGCCACACCGCCGCCGCCCACGGCATCCCCCTCTTCGAACTCACCCCGCAGACCGCGTCGTTGGAACAGGCCTTCATGGACCTCACCCACGACTCGGTCGAGTACAACTCCAGCCTCCACTCCACCCTGGCAGGTGCCGCATGA
- a CDS encoding NADPH-dependent FMN reductase encodes MSTTPYRLAVIVGSTREGRFGPTVASWFTALAEQHGAAELDVIDVNELELPACHPNWGTERTPALVELAARVDAADAFVVVTPEYNHSYPAQLKHFIDLHKTEWHAKPVGFVSYGGVSGGLRAVEHLRQVFAELHCVTVRDGVSFHSGWDHFGEDGKAHDPQGAAGAAKVLLDQLTWWAEALRTARATNPYN; translated from the coding sequence ATGTCTACGACCCCTTACCGCCTGGCCGTGATCGTCGGCTCCACCCGCGAAGGCCGCTTCGGCCCGACCGTCGCCAGCTGGTTCACCGCCCTCGCCGAGCAGCACGGCGCCGCCGAGCTCGACGTCATCGACGTCAACGAACTCGAACTCCCCGCCTGCCACCCCAACTGGGGCACCGAGCGCACCCCGGCCCTGGTCGAACTGGCCGCCCGCGTCGACGCCGCCGACGCCTTCGTGGTCGTCACCCCCGAGTACAACCACAGCTACCCGGCCCAGCTGAAGCACTTCATCGACCTGCACAAGACCGAGTGGCACGCCAAGCCGGTCGGCTTCGTGTCGTACGGCGGCGTCTCCGGCGGCCTGCGCGCCGTCGAGCACCTGCGCCAGGTCTTCGCCGAACTGCACTGCGTCACGGTCCGCGACGGCGTCAGCTTCCACAGCGGCTGGGACCACTTCGGCGAGGACGGCAAGGCCCACGACCCGCAGGGCGCGGCCGGCGCTGCGAAGGTCCTGCTCGACCAGCTGACGTGGTGGGCCGAGGCCCTGCGCACGGCACGCGCGACGAACCCGTACAACTAG